One window of Paenibacillus sp. FSL K6-3182 genomic DNA carries:
- a CDS encoding HPr family phosphocarrier protein yields the protein MTRLPVVVRLKTGLHARPAALFVQEANKFSSEVFVEKDDKKVNAKSIMGIMSLAISSGTEVSISAEGSDAEQAVNALVALVSKEELENQ from the coding sequence ATGACAAGGCTTCCGGTTGTTGTTCGTCTTAAGACTGGACTACATGCAAGACCAGCAGCATTATTCGTACAAGAAGCGAACAAATTTTCCTCCGAAGTATTTGTAGAGAAAGACGACAAAAAAGTAAATGCTAAATCCATAATGGGTATTATGAGTTTGGCTATCAGTTCTGGCACTGAAGTATCCATTAGTGCCGAGGGTTCGGACGCAGAACAGGCTGTAAACGCTTTAGTCGCTTTGGTAAGCAAAGAAGAGCTGGAGAACCAATAA
- the clpP gene encoding ATP-dependent Clp endopeptidase proteolytic subunit ClpP — translation MNFVPMVIEQNNRGERAYDIYSRLLKDRIIFLGSGVNDVVANSIIAQLLFLAADDPEKDISLYINSPGGSITAGMAIYDTMQYIKPDVSTICVGMAASMGAFLLTAGAIGKRYALPNSEVMIHQPLGGAEGQASDIAIRAKRIIGMRDKLNGILAERSGQSLERIEKDTDRDYFMSAAEAKEYGLVDKVIEKLA, via the coding sequence ATGAATTTCGTTCCTATGGTTATTGAGCAAAACAATCGGGGTGAGCGTGCGTATGACATTTACTCTCGCCTACTGAAAGATCGCATTATTTTTCTAGGATCAGGTGTAAATGACGTGGTGGCAAACTCCATCATCGCTCAATTGTTATTCCTGGCGGCAGACGACCCTGAGAAGGACATTTCTCTTTATATTAACAGCCCGGGCGGCTCAATTACGGCAGGCATGGCTATTTACGATACGATGCAATATATTAAACCTGATGTATCTACGATTTGTGTAGGTATGGCTGCTTCTATGGGTGCTTTCTTGCTTACTGCAGGTGCAATTGGCAAACGTTATGCGCTTCCGAACAGCGAAGTCATGATCCATCAGCCACTTGGCGGTGCAGAAGGTCAAGCAAGCGATATCGCCATTCGTGCGAAACGCATTATCGGCATGCGCGACAAGCTGAACGGTATTTTGGCAGAGCGCAGTGGACAATCGCTTGAACGTATCGAGAAAGATACAGACCGCGATTACTTCATGAGTGCAGCAGAAGCTAAAGAATATGGCTTGGTTGATAAAGTAATTGAGAAACTCGCATAA
- a CDS encoding sugar-binding domain-containing protein, with amino-acid sequence MRQIIELQQQLVPDLLEVMKKRYSILHQVMVSDLIGRRTLASVLSMTERMLRAETDFLKTQGLLEIHSGGMRISDSGKLLLEQLEPFYKTMFGLSELEETIRSHYGLSQVIIVAGDSEVSAQTKRELGRAGCQVLIKVMQPNDVVAVTGGTTIAQLSNQLISSSQLNTNLFVPARGGLGESLDYQANTIASMMAKRTGAQYRLLHVPDHLGEEAFASIMQEPNIREIVDVIRSARIVVHGIGDAMVMARRRRLEREVIDAMEAEGALAESFGFYFDRKGAVVHKMQTVGLRLEDIVKTEVVIGVAGGKSKGEAIAAVMRFGHNDVLVTDEAAALEIVALIDQEKHSQEEGNKES; translated from the coding sequence ATGCGTCAGATCATTGAACTGCAGCAGCAGCTTGTGCCTGATCTGCTAGAGGTCATGAAGAAACGATATTCGATTTTGCATCAAGTAATGGTATCGGATTTAATCGGACGTCGAACGTTGGCTTCTGTATTATCGATGACGGAGCGTATGCTTCGGGCAGAGACCGATTTCCTAAAGACGCAGGGGCTGCTCGAGATTCATTCGGGAGGCATGCGGATTAGCGATTCAGGCAAGCTTCTTTTAGAGCAGCTTGAGCCATTCTACAAGACAATGTTCGGACTATCCGAACTGGAGGAAACGATTCGCAGCCACTACGGCCTATCGCAGGTCATTATAGTTGCTGGCGATTCGGAAGTCTCTGCCCAAACAAAGCGAGAGCTTGGTCGTGCGGGATGTCAGGTGCTTATCAAGGTAATGCAGCCTAACGACGTTGTAGCTGTAACAGGCGGAACGACGATTGCACAGCTGTCGAATCAACTGATTAGTTCTTCTCAGCTGAATACGAACTTGTTCGTACCGGCTAGAGGTGGTCTAGGGGAGAGCTTGGATTACCAAGCGAATACGATTGCTTCCATGATGGCTAAGCGTACAGGAGCGCAGTATAGACTTTTGCATGTGCCGGATCATCTGGGAGAGGAAGCTTTTGCATCTATTATGCAAGAGCCGAACATTCGAGAAATTGTGGATGTCATCCGCAGTGCTCGCATCGTTGTACATGGTATCGGAGATGCTATGGTTATGGCAAGACGCAGGCGGCTAGAGCGTGAAGTTATTGATGCTATGGAAGCTGAGGGTGCTTTGGCGGAGTCATTCGGGTTTTATTTTGACCGAAAAGGCGCTGTCGTGCACAAAATGCAAACGGTGGGGTTACGGCTCGAGGATATTGTTAAAACTGAAGTTGTTATAGGTGTTGCCGGCGGCAAGAGCAAAGGCGAGGCTATAGCGGCAGTGATGCGCTTTGGACACAATGATGTACTCGTAACGGATGAAGCAGCTGCACTCGAAATCGTAGCTTTGATCGATCAAGAGAAGCACAGTCAAGAAGAAGGCAATAAGGAATCATGA